One stretch of Prionailurus viverrinus isolate Anna chromosome C1, UM_Priviv_1.0, whole genome shotgun sequence DNA includes these proteins:
- the B3GNT7 gene encoding UDP-GlcNAc:betaGal beta-1,3-N-acetylglucosaminyltransferase 7: MSLWKKTVYKSVCLSLALLVAVTVFQRSLTPNQFLQAPPPPTLEPQKAQKPSGHLVNPNSFWKNPKDAVAPTPMASRGPQTWDINITNCSVNVNLTHQPWFQGLEPHFRQFLSYRHCRYFPMLLNHPEKCHGDVYLLVVVKSVITQHDRREAIRQTWGREQETVGRGRGAVRTLFLLGTASKQEERAHYQQLLAYEDRLYGDILQWDFLDSFFNLTLKEIHFLKWFDIYCPKVHFIFKGDDDVFVNPPNLLEFLADRQPQEDLFVGDVLQHARPIRKKDNKYYIPGVLYSKASYPPYAGGGGFLMAGSLARRLHHACDTLELYPIDDVFLGMCLEVLGVQPTAHEGFKTFGISRNRNSRMNKEPCFFRSMLVVHKLLPAELLAMWGLVHGNLTCSRKLQVL, encoded by the exons ATGTCTCTGTG GAAGAAAACCGTCTACAAGAGTGTGTGCCTGTCCCTGGCCCTGCTGGTGGCCGTAACGGTATTCCAGCGCAGTCTGACTCCCAACCAGTTTCTGcaggcacccccgccccccactctaGAGCCACAAAAGGCTCAGAAGCCAAGCGGACACCTGGTGAACCCCAACAGTTTCTGGAAGAACCCGAAGGATGCGGTAGCCCCCACGCCCATGGCCTCACGAGGGCCCCAGACTTGGGACATCAACATCACTAACTGCTCGGTCAATGTCAACTTGACCCACCAGCCCTGGTTCCAGGGCCTGGAGCCACACTTCCGGCAGTTTCTGTCCTATCGCCACTGCCGATACTTCCCCATGCTGCTGAACCACCCGGAGAAGTGCCACGGTGACGTCTACCTGCTGGTGGTGGTCAAGTCGGTCATCACGCAGCACGACCGCCGCGAGGCCATCCGCCAGACCTGGGGCCGTGAGCAGGAGACGGTGGGCAGGGGCCGCGGCGCCGTGCGCACCCTCTTCCTGCTGGGAACGGCCTCCAAGCAGGAGGAGCGGGCCCACTACCAGCAGCTGCTGGCCTACGAAGACCGCCTCTACGGCGACATCCTGCAGTGGGACTTCCTCGACAGCTTCTTCAACCTGACCCTCAAGGAGATCCACTTCCTCAAGTGGTTTGACATCTACTGCCCCAAAGTTCACTTCATCTTCAAGGGCGACGACGATGTCTTCGTCAATCCCCCCAACCTGCTCGAATTTCTGGCGGACCGGCAGCCACAGGAAGACCTGTTTGTGGGCGACGTCCTGCAGCACGCCAGGCCGATCCGCAAGAAGGACAACAAATACTACATCCCGGGGGTTCTGTACAGCAAGGCCAGCTACCCGCCGTACGCGGGCGGAGGGGGCTTCCTCATGGCCGGCAGCCTGGCCCGGCGCCTGCATCACGCCTGCGACACCCTGGAGCTGTACCCCATCGACGACGTCTTCCTGGGCATGTGTCTGGAGGTGCTGGGCGTGCAGCCCACGGCCCACGAGGGCTTCAAGACTTTCGGCATCTCTCGGAACCGCAACAGCCGCATGAACAAGGAACCCTGCTTTTTCCGCTCCATGCTTGTGGTGCACAAGTTGCTGCCCGCCGAGCTGCTGGCTATGTGGGGGCTGGTGCACGGCAACCTCACCTGCTCCCGCAAGCTGCAGGTGCTCTGA